In Aptenodytes patagonicus chromosome 22, bAptPat1.pri.cur, whole genome shotgun sequence, one DNA window encodes the following:
- the LOC143169933 gene encoding receptor-type tyrosine-protein phosphatase V-like isoform X2 yields MRPPLLPLLVLWVPQLLGTLAEGKGCNRTARAGLEGQNAPSDRGTLLNLSVSDHGRSDSLLLSWDEPEGGAEGYSLTLSSLGLGTLLQNGSAGPNITSFWFHGLTPGMRYEIEVTATLACMETTSQAVTAQTSPSPVRNLSLSSGGRSAVLHASWVHARGQRDGYHLALYHSDSQTLVRNASVLPNASTFLFDGLLAGSEYALKVSTLAGSSRASTSIHQWTAPSIPTQLRLSPGSSTSLVASWVGAGGAAWLHLELHNLLTQTVTTTLSARRGLTSYTFQHLHPGTQYWLGLSATAGPYTVGGPNATAWTYPLSPGNVTLSSSEEQSSLQARWSTPAGERDFYLVTLQEGEDGALTRNISVGGDNDHVTFHGLSPGKRYSVQVTAVAGPYRASARSTAAWTQPLAPSGVSLSSQGSPYSLLASWEEAMGEGYVLAFSPVEHLVKNSSLLRGVTNFTYEGLRPGTLYTFEVSTMAGPYTSTPRRITSWTYPLPLEQLTLSNQGHSTSLQASWRAAPAGSTGYTGTLWETKSQERVRNMTVGNNWTNVTFEDLVPGRQYTLEMAAMAGPYRSPVRSATDWTYPLAPAGVTLTNTRHPLGLSAFWNKAAGDVDQFHLQLYSKSHPAQRNVSVGPNTHNFTFLGLSPGIQYFLKVTVLAGPYRSSSHFATEWTYPLSLANVSVQPGRRPQELHVSWVESGGGRDHFVQLSVAESLSIIRNVSIPRGVTQLDLEGLVPGSRYRVEIISQAGPHRTSSQTAIGYTVPLPPLSLSASPVSTAWALAVHWETPPGQRDGYLLSMHEEGSSAPARNLEAGKDSTNVTLARLAPGTCYLVGIWAVAGPYRSLPKNVTGCTVPAAPTNLSLTNPGSSSELYTCWNKPRGGRDHYRVILYSLSTQSRDRVQTLSPDAQNITWTHLEAGSRFAVQVTAVKGSFEASSTNVTQWTHPLAPANLTLGSPSASALQVSWAAVGRGAEDYMVDVYDTASSSRVGRMVLGGDARSHTLRNLSPGTRYSVAVRATAGPFHTSTPNLTHCTRPLPPAAVHWLTTGHPDRLSVSWGAAAGKRDSYTLTLYHTWLGTVAATASLRRDTHNFTFMGLTPGYKYSLEASATAGPYQAAAPNISGWTRPLPPATVRLLSMGHPDRLSASWGAADGGRDSYALTLYYARLGTVAATASLGRDTHNFTFTGLAPGSKYVLEVVSMAGSYRTPAGNVSNWTYPLAPRNVYMTNQGYPNRLSASWRAEPQGQDSYRLLLYHSGSGIVAANVSVGKGISKFTFSGLAPGHKYLLEVMSMAGPYVASAGNISDWTTPSVPKNLSAVAEGNNTMLISWGSVSGQQDDCQLWLRDPRNSTLPWRHALSRGQVQHLIQGLIPGRNYSVSLSCVAGPYWSSTKPLAVPMEPNPVEDVQCLPESRSLYLNWTSSPGDVEAYEVVTERLSDGPPTSKYVMSIPTSEASLEGLGPNSSYRIVVSTVGMNTMKSQAVTLLCNTTVEALPPPLRADIFQVEASSTVIISSDLFSEENGQIEYYGVIATTNDSLLRPTQEIVSSTWYDHYYGTEDSYLAVLIPNPFHPSPRSSPETWRVPVGTEECGQSRATCNGKLKANEQYRFSIAAFTKYDPVAPAVTFTMFSAAGSGADATPLSMPIIAGIVVGFLLTLAAIFALVYWKQLRAKRTKKSSLPQEMVTYSLRNVHRPIPIQNFKQYYEMKTASANHAFFQEFEELKEVGKEQPKVEAELPANVSKNRYPHVLPYDHSRVKLSQLGEDPHSDYINANFMPGYTSQQEFIATQGPLKKTIEDFWRLVWEQNVCNIIMLTVCMENGRVLCDHYWPSESAPVSYGQVQVHLLTQSSSEEWTMREFKLWHEGLQAERHVSHLHYTAWPDHGIPESTTSIMTFRELVREHIQSTKDAGPTLVHCSAGVGRTGTFIALDQLLQQMKQEKVVDTFGAVYALRMNRYLMIQTLSQYIFLHSCILEKILEEPLLGLSRTERSCPIPLKNFAQHYAQKTAKSHVGFLREYETLLEVVKEEASSATPSSGNQQTRPSSSILPYDRSRVKFSLLEQGPFSGLLQVWRIPGCSSSREYLAVQGPDKLTMEDFWTLVWEQDVHTILTLLPWQEKGEVPSEACWPLEGDCLCTKMLTIQYGTEKLVSGWRCIQLKIKHEKKAKERQVQRFLYTFWSSKKQPDVQSLVELLTAVRRCIPHRKRAGPLLLHCSGVSQMGTLISLDCLLHQMKAERIVDVYGVTLQLTRSCCLMTPTLDQYMFLYTCIRDIIAQKQP; encoded by the exons ATGAGACcaccgctgctgccgctgcttgTCCTGTGGGTGCCGCAGCTCCTGGGAACCCTGGCAGAG GGCAAGGGGTGCAACCGAACAGCACGGGCAGGGTTGGAGGGACAGAATGCACCCAGTGATAGAG GGACCCTCCTGAACCTCAGCGTGAGTGACCATGGCCGGTCGGACTCCCTCCTTCTGTCCTGGGATGAACCGGAGGGGGGTGCTGAGGGATATTCGCTCACCCTCTCCTCCCTGGGGTTGGGCACGCTGCTGCAGAATGGATCTGCTGGACCCAACATCACCAGCTTCTGGTTCCACGGGCTGACCCCTGGCATGCGCTATGAGATTGAGGTGACAGCCACGCTTGCCTGCATGGAGACGACCAGCCAGGCAGTCACAGCACAGACAA GTCCTTCACCGGTCCGCAACCTGAGCCTGAGCAGCGGCGGGAGGTCTGCCGTGCTGCATGCCTCCTGGGTGCATGCCCGTGGGCAGCGAGATGGCTACCACCTTGCCCTCTACCACAGTGACTCTCAGACGCTTGTGAGAAATGCATCTGTCCTGCCAAATGCCTCCACGTTCCTGTTCGATGGGTTGCTGGCTGGCAGCGAGTACGCCTTGAAGGTCAGCACGCTGGCTGGATCCAGCCGGGCAAGCACCAGTATCCACCAATGGACAG ctccctccatccccacccaGCTGAGGCTTAGCCCGGGCTCCAGCACCAGCCTTGTCGCCTCCTgggtgggtgccgggggggcCGCCTGGCTGCACCTCGAGCTCCACAACCTTCTCACCCAGACCGTGACCACAACCCTGTCAGCCAGGAGGGGTCTCACCAGCTACACCTTCCAGCATCTCCACCCCGGCACCCAGTACTGGCTGGGGCTGAGCGCCACAGCAGGGCCCTACACTGTGGGGGGGCCCAATGCCACCGCTTGGACAT acCCCCTGAGCCCTGGCAATGTGACCCTGAGCAGCTCAGAGGAGCAGAGCTCCTTGCAGGCTCGCTGGAGCACcccagcaggagagagggacTTCTACCTGGTGAcgctgcaggagggagaggatggTGCTCTGACGAGGAACATCTCCGTCGGCGGAGACAATGATCATGTCACCTTCCACGGGCTGAGCCCCGGGAAGCGATACTCTGTCCAGGTGACGGCGGTGGCTGGGCCTTACCGGGCATCAGCCCGCAGCACAGCAGCCTGGACAC AGCCGCTAGCACCATCTGGTGTGAGTCTGTCCAGCCAGGGGAGCCCCTACAGCCTACTAgccagctgggaggaggcaaTGGGAGAGGGCTATGTGCTGGCCTTCAGCCCCGTGGAGCACCTTGTGAAGAACAGCTCGCTGCTCAGAGGTGTCACCAACTTCACCTACGAGGGCCTCCGCCCTGGGACCCTCTACACCTTTGAGGTCAGCACCATGGCTGGCCCCTACACATCTACACCCCGGCGCATCACCAGCTGGACAT ATCCTTTGCCCCTGGAGCAGCTGACCCTCAGCAATCAGGGCCACAGCACCTCTCTGCAAGCCTCCTGGAGAGCAGCTCCCGCTGGCAGCACTGGCTACACAGGCACGCTCTGGGAAACCAAGTCCCAGGAGCGGGTCAGGAATATGACCGTGGGGAACAACTGGACAAATGTCACCTTTGAGGACCTGGTCCCTGGGCGACAGTATACACTGGAGATGGCTGCTATGGCTGGACCTTACAGATCCCCTGTGCGATCAGCCACAGACTGGACAT ACCCCCTGGCTCCGGCCGGTGTGACCCTGACCAACACCCGACACCCGCTGGGACTCTCTGCCTTCTGGAACAAGGCTGCTGGCGATGTGGACCAGTTCCACCTCCAGCTCTACAGCAAGAGCCATCCAGCGCAGAGGAACGTCTCAGTGGGGCCAAACACCCACAACTTCACATTCCTGGGGCTGTCCCCTGGCATTCAGTACTTCCTGAAGGTGACCGTCCTCGCTGGCCCATACAGATCCTCGTCACACTTTGCCACCGAGTGGACAT ATCCACTGTCTCTGGCTAATGTGAGTGTACAGCCTGGCCGGAGACCCCAGGAGCTACATGTGAGCTGGGTGGAGTCAGGCGGTGGCAGAGACCACTTCGTACAGCTCTCGGTGGCTGAGTCCCTGTCCATCATCAGGAATGTGTCCATCCCCCGTGGAGTCACCCAGCTTGACCTTGAGGGGCTGGTGCCAGGATCCCGATACCGCGTGGAGATCATTTCTCAGGCTGGGCCTCATCGCACCTCCTCTCAGACTGCCATCGGCTACACTG TCCCGTTACCTCCTCTTTCCCTGTCGGCAAGCCCTGTCAGCActgcctgggctctggctgtgcactGGGAGACCCCTCCTGGGCAGAGGGATGGATACCTGCTCAGCATGCATGAGGAGGGCTCTTCTGCACCAGCAAGGAACCTGGAAGCAGGGAAGGACAGCACCAATGTCACACTGGCACGGCTGGCACCAGGAACTTGCTACCTTGTTGGGATCTGGGCAGTAGCTGGACCCTACCGCTCCCTCCCCAAGAACGTCACTGGCTGCACAG ttcctgCTGCACCGACAAACCTGAGCCTTACCAACCCAGGCAGCTCCTCAGAGCTTTACACGTGCTGGAACAAGCCCCGTGGTGGGAGGGACCACTACCGTGTTATTCTGTATAGCCTCAGCACCCAGAGCAGGGATCGGGTCCAGACCTTGAGTCCAGATGCCCAGAACATCACCTGGACTCACTTGGAGGCAGGCAGCAGGTTTGCTGTGCAGGTCACTGCTGTGAAAGGCTCATTCGAAGCCTCCTCCACCAACGTCACCCAATGGACAC ATCCCTTGGCCCCTGCCAACCTCACCCTGGGCAGCCCCTCTGCCTCCGCACTGCAGGTCTCCTGGGCAGCAGTGGGGCGAGGAGCAGAAGACTACATGGTGGATGTCTATGACACAGCCTCCAGCAGTCGTGTTGGGCGCATGGTGCTGGGTGGGGATGCCAGGAGTCACACCTTAAGGAACCTGAGCCCCGGCACCCGCTACAGCGTGGCAGTGAGGGCCACAGCTGGGCCCTTCCACACCAGCACCCCCAACCTCACCCACTGCACAC GCCCGTTGCCCCCAGCCGCCGTGCACTGGCTGACCACAGGGCACCCTGACAGGCTGAGCGTGTCATGGGGAGCTGCGGCCGGGAAGCGAGACAGCTACACACTGACCCTGTACCACACGTGGCTGGGCACCGTGGCAGCTACAGCCTCACTCAGGAGAGACACCCACAACTTCACCTTCATGGGCCTGACCCCAGGATACAAGTACTCCCTGGAGGCCAGTGCCACAGCTGGACCATACCAGGCAGCAGCACCCAACATCAGTGGCTGGACAC GCCCGCTGCCCCCAGCCACGGTGCGCTTGCTGAGCATGGGGCACCCCGACAGGCTGAGTGCGTCCTGGGGAGCCGCGGACGGGGGGCGAGACAGCTACGCACTGACCCTGTACTACGCACGGCTGGGCACCGTGGCAGCTACAGCCTCACTTGGGAGAGACACCCACAACTTCACCTTCACGGGACTGGCCCCAGGAAGCAAGTATGTGCTGGAGGTGGTGTCCATGGCAGGGTCCTACCGGACACCTGCAGGGAACGTCAGCAACTGGACAT ACCCCCTGGCACCCCGTAACGTGTACATGACGAACCAGGGGTATCCCAACAGGCTGAGCGCATCCTGGCGAGCTGAACCCCAAGGACAAGACAGTTACAGGCTCCTCTTGTATCACTCGGGATCAGGTATTGTGGCAGCCAATGTATCTGTTGGGAAAGGCATCAGCAAATTCACCTTTTCTGGCCTGGCTCCAGGACACAAATACCTGCTGGAAGTGATGTCCATGGCAGGGCCCTACGTAGCCTCCGCTGGGAACATCAGCGACTGGACAA CCCCCTCAGTTCCCAAAAATCTCTCTGCGGTGGCTGAAGGAAACAACACGATGCTCATCTCCTGGGGCAGTGTCTCTGGACAGCAGGacgactgccagctgtggctgcgGGATCCCAGGAACAGCACACTGCCCTGGAGGCATGCTCTCAGCAGAGGGCAAGTCCAGCACCTCATCCAAGGGCTGATCCCAGGGAGGAACTACTCTGTCTCCTTGAGCTGCGTGGCCGGGCCCTACTGGAGCAGCACCAAACCCTTGGCAGTGCCGATGG AGCCAAACCCAGTGGAGGATGTGCAATGCCTACCAGAATCAAGGAGCCTTTACTTGAACTGGACCAGCTCTCCTGGAGATGTGGAGGCTTATGAGGTGGTGACAGAGAGACTCTCTGATGGACCTCCCACCTCCAAGTATGTCATGAGCATCCCTACAAGTGAGGCCAGTCTGGAGGGGCTGGGGCCAAACTCATCGTACCGAATTGTTGTGAGCACAGTGGGCATGAACACAATGAAGAGCCAGGCTGTGACTCTGCTCTGCAACACAACAGTGGAGG CCCTGCCTCCGCCCCTGCGAGCAGACATCTTCCAGGTGGAGGCCAGCTCCACGGTTATCATTTCATCCGACCTGTTCAGCGAGGAGAACGGCCAGATCGAGTATTATGGTGTTATTGCTACCACTAACGATTCAT TGCTGAGGCCCACCCAGGAAATCGTGTCCAGCACATGGTATGACCACTATTATGGGACAGAGGACTCCTACCTGGCTGTGCTAATCCCCAATCCCTTCCATCCGAGCCCCAGGAGCTCCCCCGAAACCTGGCGAGTGCCAGTGGGAACAGAGGAGTGCGGCCAGTCCAGGGCAACGTGCAACGGGAAGCTGAAAGCCAACGAACAGTACAG GTTCAGCATCGCTGCCTTCACCAAATATGACCCAGTAGCCCCTGCAGTGACGTTCACCATGTTCTCAG CTGCTGGATCTGGTGCAGACGCAACTCCACTCTCAATGCCAATAATTGCTGGAATCGTCGTGGGATTTCTCTTGACGCTTGCAGCTATTTTTGCTTTGGTCTACTGGAAACAGCTCAGAGCAAAGAG AACCAAGAAGAGCAGCCTGCCCCAGGAAATGGTGACCTACAGCTTGAG AAACGTCCATCGGCCAATTCCCATACAGAACTTCAAGCAGTACTATGAGATGAAGACAGCAAGTGCTAACCATGCTTTTTTCCAGGAGTTTGAG GAGCTGAAGGAAGTTGGGAAGGAGCAGCCGAAGGTGGAGGCCGAACTACCAGCCAACGTCTCCAAGAACAGATATCCCCACGTGCTGCCCT ATGATCACTCTCGGGTCAAGCTGAGCCAACTGGGGGAGGATCCACACTCAGACTACATCAATGCCAACTTCATGCCT GGCTATACATCCCAGCAGGAGTTCATTGCCACCCAGGGGCCCCTGAAGAAGACGATAGAGGACTTCTGGAGGCTGGTGTGGGAGCAGAATGTCTGCAACATCATCATGCTGACAGTGTGCATGGAGAACGGGCGG GTCCTCTGTGATCATTACTGGCCATCCGAATCTGCCCCAGTCTCCTACGGGCAGGTCCAGGTCCACCTGCTGACGCAGAGCAGCTCCGAGGAGTGGACCATGCGCGAGTTCAAACTGTGGCAT GAGGGTCTTCAGGCAGAGCGGCACGTGTCCCACCTGCACTACACGGCGTGGCCCGACCATGGGATCCCAGAGTCCACGACTTCCATTATGACCTTCAGAGAGCTGGTCCGGGAGCACATCCAGAGCACCAAGGACGCGGGGCCGACCCTCGTGCACTGCAG TGCCGGGGTGGGCCGCACTGGCACCTTCATTGCCCTGgaccagctgctgcagcagatgaAGCAGGAGAAGGTGGTGGACACGTTTGGTGCTGTTTACGCCTTGCGGATGAACCGCTACCTGATGATTCAGACGCTG TCCCAGTATATTTTTCTGCACAGCTGTATCCTGGAAAAGATCTTGGAGGAACCTCTCCTGGGTTTATCAAGGACAGAGAG GTCCTGCCCCATCCCGCTGAAAAACTTTGCTCAGCACTATGCCCAGAAGACAGCAAAGTCCCATGTGGGCTTCCTGAGGGAGTACGAG ACCCTCCTAGAGGTTGTCAAGGAAGAAGCCAGCTCTGCAACACCATCTTCAGGCAACCAGCAGACACGGCCCTCTTCCAGCATCCTTCCAT ACGATCGCTCCAGAGTGAAGTTTTCCCTGCTGGAACAGGGCCCTTTCTCAGGTCTCCTGCAGGTGTGGCGTATCCCG ggctgcagctccagcagggAGTATCTGGCTGTCCAGGGGCCTGACAAGTTGACCATGGAGGACTTCTGGACCCTGGTGTGGGAACAGGATGTTCATACCATCCTAACTCTTCTCCCatggcaggagaagggggag GTCCCAAGTGAGGCATGCTGGCCCCTGGAAGGAGACTGTCTCTGCACAAAGATGCTGACCATCCAGTATGGCACGGAGAAGCTTGTCTCTGGATGGAGGTGTATCCAGctcaaaataaaacat gagaagaaagcaaaggagaggcAGGTACAACGGTTCCTATACACGTTCTGGAGCAGCAAAAAACAGCCAGATGTCCAGAGCCTGGTGGAGCTCCTCACTGCTGTCAGACGGTGCATACCCCACCGAAAAAGAGCCGGTCCTCTCCTGCTGCACTGCAG TGGCGTGAGCCAAATGGGGACACTGATCTCCCTGGATTGCCTGTTGCACCAGATGAAAGCCGAGAGAATCGTGGATGTCTACGGGGTGACCCTCCAGCTGACGAGAAGCTGCTGTCTCATGACCCCGACGCTG GACCAGTACATGTTCCTGTACACCTGCATCCGGGACATCATCGCTCAGAAACAGCCCTAA